In a single window of the Niabella ginsenosidivorans genome:
- a CDS encoding dicarboxylate/amino acid:cation symporter, producing the protein MNKRKAGAIAIILFTITAALHVIHEEIHPIPGAVLFASRWVFLAGLALFACYKRSLTTWIFTAMAVGIEIGVDFPVFSQNLKFLSAIFLRLIKTIVAPLLFSTLVVGIASHSNLKQVGRMGWKAILYFEIITTFALIIGLVFINLTHAGKGIHIPPSLLHELPHSQEKIMQEKVIAIMDSAGVNIPPKLLDRLPDPSAKTWQDHIVDIFPENIIKSIYEGNVLPIVLFSVIFGISVAMLSEQRKKPLISFTESLSETMFRFTHIIMYFAPFGVGAAIAVTVGHLGIDILKNLGMLLITLYLALFCFILFVLLPIALFIAKIPVKRFIQAVREPVSIAFATTSSDSALPKALENMEKFGVPQKIVSFVIPTGYTFNLDGTTLYLSLAAVFVAQAAGMHLSFGEQLLIGLSLMLSSKGVAAVPRASLVILVATAHTFKLPLWPIMAIYGIDELMDMARTSVNVLGNMLASCVIARWEGEFDEQKALNFVEE; encoded by the coding sequence ATGAACAAAAGAAAAGCCGGGGCTATAGCCATTATACTTTTTACAATTACTGCTGCTTTACATGTAATACACGAAGAAATTCATCCCATACCTGGTGCAGTCTTATTTGCATCAAGATGGGTTTTTCTGGCAGGCCTGGCACTTTTTGCCTGTTATAAAAGATCATTGACCACCTGGATATTTACTGCTATGGCAGTGGGCATTGAAATAGGAGTGGATTTTCCGGTATTTTCTCAAAACCTTAAATTCTTAAGCGCCATATTCCTCCGGCTTATAAAAACAATTGTGGCGCCGCTGCTGTTTTCCACCCTGGTGGTAGGCATTGCCAGCCACAGCAACCTGAAACAGGTGGGGCGTATGGGCTGGAAGGCCATTCTTTATTTTGAGATCATTACCACCTTTGCACTCATCATTGGCCTGGTGTTCATTAATCTGACCCATGCAGGTAAGGGCATTCATATACCGCCCTCTTTATTGCATGAGCTGCCGCATTCCCAGGAAAAAATAATGCAGGAAAAGGTCATTGCCATAATGGACAGTGCCGGTGTAAATATACCGCCAAAGCTCCTGGACCGCCTCCCGGATCCCAGCGCAAAAACCTGGCAGGATCATATTGTGGATATTTTCCCGGAAAATATCATTAAATCGATCTATGAAGGAAATGTTTTACCTATAGTTTTATTTAGTGTGATCTTTGGTATCTCGGTGGCTATGTTGTCTGAGCAGCGTAAGAAACCATTGATCAGTTTTACGGAAAGCCTTTCGGAAACTATGTTCAGGTTTACCCACATCATCATGTATTTTGCGCCCTTTGGGGTGGGTGCTGCCATAGCGGTTACCGTTGGCCACTTGGGCATCGATATCCTCAAAAACCTGGGCATGCTGCTGATAACGTTGTACCTGGCTTTGTTTTGCTTTATCCTTTTTGTGCTCCTGCCCATTGCCTTATTTATAGCCAAAATACCTGTAAAACGTTTTATACAGGCCGTGCGGGAGCCGGTTTCCATTGCTTTTGCCACAACCAGCTCTGATTCTGCTTTACCTAAAGCACTGGAAAACATGGAGAAATTCGGGGTACCTCAAAAAATTGTTTCATTTGTGATCCCCACCGGTTATACTTTTAACCTGGATGGTACCACGCTGTATCTTTCGCTGGCAGCTGTTTTTGTGGCGCAGGCAGCGGGCATGCATCTGTCATTCGGGGAGCAACTGCTGATCGGTTTATCCCTTATGCTAAGCAGCAAAGGCGTGGCAGCTGTGCCAAGAGCATCGCTGGTGATATTGGTGGCAACAGCACATACCTTTAAGTTGCCCCTGTGGCCCATTATGGCCATTTATGGCATTGATGAGCTGATGGACATGGCGCGCACATCTGTTAATGTTTTGGGAAATATGCTGGCAAGTTGCGTTATTGCCCGCTGGGAAGGTGAATTTGATGAACAAAAAGCGCTGAATTTTGTAGAGGAATAA
- a CDS encoding YebC/PmpR family DNA-binding transcriptional regulator — protein sequence MGRIFEVRKATMFARYDRMAKQFTRIGKEIAIAVKAGGPDPHTNAALRRCMQNAKSVNMPKDRVEAAIKRAQGKEMENYDEILYEGYGPHGVALLVETATDNHVRTVANVKSHFNKGGGTLGNSGSVAFQFNKMGVFKLNPEGLNAEELELELIDAGLEELGESTDENGKDILVARVAFNDFGNMQKALEEKNITPISAEVEWIPTTTVPVTDEQAEDVSKLIERLEQDDDVQKVFHNMQ from the coding sequence ATGGGAAGGATATTTGAAGTTCGTAAAGCGACCATGTTTGCCCGTTACGACCGCATGGCCAAACAGTTTACACGTATTGGTAAGGAAATAGCCATTGCCGTGAAAGCCGGCGGGCCCGATCCGCATACCAATGCCGCTTTGCGCCGCTGCATGCAGAACGCCAAAAGCGTGAACATGCCCAAGGACCGTGTAGAAGCGGCCATTAAGCGCGCCCAGGGCAAGGAAATGGAAAACTATGATGAGATTCTTTACGAGGGATACGGGCCACATGGCGTAGCCCTGCTGGTGGAAACAGCTACCGACAATCACGTACGCACTGTAGCGAATGTAAAATCCCATTTTAATAAAGGGGGCGGCACACTGGGCAATAGCGGAAGCGTGGCTTTCCAGTTTAACAAAATGGGAGTTTTTAAGCTCAACCCGGAAGGATTGAACGCCGAGGAACTGGAACTGGAGCTGATCGATGCCGGGTTGGAAGAACTGGGAGAAAGCACTGACGAAAATGGTAAGGACATCCTGGTAGCACGGGTGGCTTTTAATGATTTCGGGAATATGCAAAAAGCCCTGGAGGAAAAAAACATTACCCCTATCAGCGCCGAAGTGGAATGGATTCCCACTACAACCGTTCCCGTAACAGATGAACAGGCTGAGGATGTGAGCAAGCTCATTGAGCGCCTGGAACAGGACGACGATGTGCAGAAAGTTTTTCATAATATGCAATAA
- a CDS encoding amino acid permease, whose product MGLFVKKPLHALLAEAEESEKGLKKTLTSWSLIALGIGAIIGAGLFSITGVAAANYAGPGIMVSFIIAAVGCAFAGLCYAEFASMIPVAGSAYTYSYATMGEFIAWVIGWDLVLEYAVGAATVASSWSGYLNKLLSSFNVALPESLIMTPFDTTTDGSHGLLNLPAVFIVVLMSLILIKGTSESALVNSIIVILKVSIVLAFIIVGFKYVKPENLHPLVPENQGAFGKFGWTGVIRAAAVVFFAYIGFDAVSTAAQETKNPKRAMPIGIMGSLLVCTILYIIFAYVMVGVAHYTEFGKGDSSDHLAPVAIAVEHMGVPDSSGHIIPAYPWLNTTIIVAILLGYASVILVMLLGQSRVFYSMSTDGLLPGFFSKVHTKFRTPARSNLFFMVFVSLFAAFIPGRVVGEMTSIGTLFAFILVCIGVMVLRKSNPNAPRAFKTPLVPLIPVLGIIVCFGMMAFLPFDTWIRLIVWMLIGMDVYLFFGLKNSILNQGKLDRKSYRVVSATGIVMSVILAIVAFAHHATADVQDTGLFYFSLGFAVLHLIIFAFKVTARPGSLDGPQP is encoded by the coding sequence ATGGGATTATTTGTTAAAAAGCCATTACATGCCTTACTAGCTGAAGCCGAGGAATCTGAAAAAGGATTAAAAAAGACCCTGACTTCCTGGTCATTGATAGCACTCGGTATTGGCGCTATTATAGGAGCCGGCCTGTTTTCTATAACGGGGGTTGCAGCTGCAAATTATGCCGGTCCGGGCATTATGGTATCTTTTATAATAGCAGCTGTTGGTTGTGCTTTTGCTGGTTTATGCTATGCAGAGTTTGCAAGTATGATACCGGTTGCCGGAAGCGCCTATACTTATAGCTATGCTACAATGGGCGAGTTTATTGCCTGGGTCATTGGCTGGGACCTGGTGCTGGAATATGCCGTAGGCGCTGCTACAGTTGCTTCCAGCTGGTCAGGGTATCTTAATAAACTTTTGTCCTCCTTTAATGTCGCCCTTCCGGAAAGCCTGATTATGACGCCTTTTGACACTACTACAGATGGCTCCCATGGCCTGTTGAACCTGCCGGCGGTATTTATAGTGGTCTTAATGTCGCTCATTTTAATTAAAGGCACCAGTGAGTCTGCCCTGGTAAATTCCATTATCGTAATTCTAAAAGTATCTATTGTACTGGCCTTTATTATTGTAGGCTTCAAATATGTAAAACCGGAGAATTTGCATCCATTGGTCCCTGAAAACCAGGGAGCATTTGGAAAATTCGGCTGGACGGGTGTTATCCGTGCGGCAGCTGTCGTCTTTTTTGCCTATATAGGCTTTGACGCAGTTTCCACGGCGGCACAGGAGACCAAAAATCCCAAACGGGCCATGCCTATAGGCATTATGGGCTCTTTGCTGGTTTGTACTATATTGTATATCATTTTTGCTTATGTGATGGTAGGAGTGGCTCATTACACTGAATTTGGAAAGGGCGATTCCAGTGACCACCTGGCCCCGGTAGCAATCGCTGTAGAACATATGGGCGTTCCTGACAGCAGCGGGCATATTATTCCTGCTTACCCCTGGCTAAATACCACGATCATTGTAGCCATTTTACTGGGATACGCTTCTGTGATACTGGTGATGTTGCTTGGGCAAAGCCGTGTTTTTTATTCTATGAGCACAGATGGGCTGCTACCCGGATTCTTCTCTAAGGTCCATACCAAATTCAGAACTCCGGCAAGGTCCAATTTATTTTTCATGGTATTTGTTAGCTTATTTGCAGCATTTATCCCCGGCAGGGTTGTAGGAGAAATGACCAGTATAGGTACTTTATTTGCCTTTATACTGGTTTGTATCGGCGTAATGGTTCTAAGAAAATCAAACCCCAATGCCCCCCGGGCGTTCAAGACGCCGTTGGTTCCTCTGATACCGGTACTGGGAATTATTGTTTGTTTTGGCATGATGGCCTTTCTGCCTTTTGATACCTGGATCCGCCTGATTGTATGGATGCTCATCGGGATGGACGTTTACCTGTTCTTTGGTTTAAAAAACAGCATTTTAAACCAGGGAAAGCTTGACCGTAAAAGCTATAGGGTTGTTTCTGCTACAGGAATTGTAATGTCTGTAATACTGGCTATTGTGGCATTCGCTCATCATGCAACAGCCGATGTACAGGACACCGGGCTTTTTTATTTTTCCCTTGGATTCGCCGTTTTGCACCTGATCATTTTTGCTTTTAAAGTAACCGCCCGCCCGGGCAGTCTGGATGGTCCACAACCATAA
- the ytxJ gene encoding bacillithiol system redox-active protein YtxJ, with protein MNWNILEREEQLEQIDTASAHKPQLIFKHSTRCSISTVIKSRLNKKELPPDIDFYFLDLIAHRAISNQIAERYGIRHESPQILLIKNGKCIFTESHNAIFMEDIIDEAQK; from the coding sequence ATGAACTGGAACATTCTGGAGCGCGAGGAACAATTAGAGCAGATCGATACAGCATCTGCCCATAAACCCCAGCTGATCTTTAAGCACAGCACCCGTTGTTCGATCAGCACGGTTATCAAGAGCCGTTTAAATAAAAAAGAGCTGCCGCCGGATATCGATTTTTATTTCCTGGATCTGATCGCACATCGTGCCATCTCCAACCAGATAGCAGAACGTTATGGTATAAGGCATGAATCGCCACAAATACTTTTAATAAAGAACGGTAAATGTATTTTTACCGAAAGCCATAATGCCATTTTTATGGAAGATATCATTGATGAGGCGCAAAAGTAA
- a CDS encoding capsule assembly Wzi family protein, with the protein MKPKLIILLLLTLSIADNLEAQQGGKIIKGNLELDAIGTSNHQVPFWMRTNQYGSIPSEGASISAVGSIYKAYRTDSSEKKFDWSAGVQARLNAGRLVNATIIEAFATAKYGAFQLQAGRTKNQTGLVDPDLSSGAYSISGNALGIPQIELSIPQFTDVPFTKKLLAVKGGFSMGDMGKLRLRIRGDSVRNLQTWYHQKSLYLRIGKPRWRLKLYGGINHQVQFGSEREFSGPEFDLHGTEYLWYVVSGKSYGGENGIPRSKVGNHGGSVDQGLSYDFKAVYLYAYHQFFYEVGGLYYLNNVADGLWGLSLQNKKEPGRGQQFRWNKMMLEFLGSKNQGGGLHAKITPSGDEDYYNNYLYTDGWTYKEQNLGNNLFTNKKYARSNLPARNWQGIVNNRLYAFYAAANIQWQRWDLLARISYSKNFGTYATSPEGISTGSSRAIYSPPYFPEVGQFSAYLGASRPLKNNIAIGFAVAVDNGDLLYNSVGGMLRLIKTW; encoded by the coding sequence ATGAAACCTAAGCTTATTATTCTTTTGCTGCTTACCCTTTCTATTGCGGACAACCTGGAAGCGCAGCAGGGTGGAAAGATCATCAAAGGAAATCTTGAGCTTGATGCGATAGGCACTTCCAATCACCAGGTACCCTTCTGGATGCGTACCAATCAGTATGGGAGCATTCCATCAGAGGGCGCTTCCATAAGTGCGGTTGGCAGCATTTATAAAGCATACAGGACAGACTCTTCCGAAAAAAAATTTGACTGGTCCGCAGGCGTTCAGGCAAGATTGAATGCAGGCAGGCTGGTAAATGCAACTATAATAGAGGCCTTTGCCACGGCAAAATACGGGGCCTTTCAATTGCAGGCGGGCAGAACCAAAAACCAGACCGGCCTTGTAGATCCTGACCTGAGCTCCGGTGCCTATTCTATTTCCGGTAATGCATTGGGCATTCCTCAGATAGAATTAAGTATCCCGCAATTTACAGATGTGCCCTTTACTAAAAAGCTGCTGGCTGTAAAAGGAGGGTTTAGCATGGGCGATATGGGCAAATTAAGGCTTCGTATACGTGGCGATAGTGTAAGAAACCTGCAAACCTGGTACCACCAGAAATCCCTGTACCTGCGTATAGGAAAACCCCGGTGGAGGCTGAAATTATATGGAGGCATCAATCACCAGGTGCAGTTTGGTAGTGAGAGGGAATTCAGTGGACCTGAATTTGACCTGCACGGCACAGAATATCTTTGGTATGTGGTTAGCGGCAAGTCTTACGGCGGGGAAAACGGAATACCGCGTTCCAAAGTAGGCAACCACGGCGGTTCGGTTGACCAGGGGCTTTCTTATGATTTCAAAGCGGTGTACCTGTATGCTTACCACCAGTTTTTTTATGAAGTAGGAGGACTCTATTATTTGAATAATGTGGCTGATGGATTATGGGGGCTTAGCCTTCAGAATAAAAAAGAGCCCGGCCGCGGCCAGCAATTCCGCTGGAATAAAATGATGCTGGAATTTCTGGGATCAAAAAACCAGGGAGGAGGATTGCATGCCAAAATAACCCCCTCCGGCGATGAAGATTATTATAATAATTATTTGTATACTGACGGGTGGACCTATAAAGAGCAAAACCTGGGCAATAACTTATTTACCAATAAAAAATATGCGAGGAGCAACCTGCCGGCGCGCAATTGGCAGGGAATCGTAAACAACCGGTTATATGCGTTTTATGCAGCAGCCAATATACAATGGCAGCGCTGGGATCTGCTTGCCCGTATCAGCTATTCAAAAAACTTTGGCACTTATGCCACCAGCCCGGAAGGGATTTCAACCGGCTCCAGCCGGGCCATTTACTCACCGCCCTATTTCCCGGAAGTAGGTCAGTTCTCAGCGTATCTCGGCGCTTCCCGTCCGTTAAAAAACAACATAGCTATTGGGTTTGCAGTAGCTGTTGACAACGGCGATCTGTTATATAATAGTGTGGGAGGAATGCTGCGACTTATTAAAACATGGTAA
- a CDS encoding DedA family protein, whose protein sequence is MIELLSSFSWTQLLQPQWYIENGGLWLLLFVVFAETGLFAGFFLPGDTLLFIAGIYAHNIGEGPNAEPGLAYQFLKHFNLGHIQNEWVDLIILWILISLCGVLGNMIGYWTGRKVGPAMYNWKENFFFKRRYLEQAHDFYEKHGGGAIIVARFLPFIRTFAPIVAGIVGMNKAKFTFYNIIGCVAWVFSMLFAGHFLQKWLMASFGFDLKQHLEYIVLGIVIITTAPVIIKLVGGKKKAAATAAGSNATAENADSSFSGK, encoded by the coding sequence ATGATCGAACTTTTAAGCAGCTTTAGCTGGACGCAGTTGTTACAACCGCAGTGGTATATTGAAAATGGAGGGCTTTGGCTGTTGCTTTTCGTGGTGTTTGCCGAAACCGGTTTGTTTGCCGGGTTTTTTCTTCCGGGGGATACGCTGCTTTTTATAGCGGGTATTTATGCACATAACATAGGGGAAGGGCCCAATGCAGAGCCCGGTCTTGCTTATCAGTTTCTCAAACATTTTAACCTGGGCCATATTCAGAATGAATGGGTAGACCTGATCATACTCTGGATACTCATTTCACTTTGTGGGGTTTTAGGCAATATGATAGGATACTGGACCGGCAGAAAAGTAGGACCCGCCATGTATAACTGGAAGGAGAACTTCTTTTTTAAACGCCGTTACCTGGAACAGGCACATGACTTTTATGAAAAACATGGTGGGGGCGCTATTATCGTTGCCCGTTTTCTCCCTTTTATCAGAACCTTTGCGCCCATTGTTGCAGGTATTGTAGGCATGAACAAAGCCAAATTTACCTTCTATAATATCATCGGGTGCGTAGCCTGGGTTTTTTCCATGTTATTTGCGGGGCACTTCCTTCAGAAATGGTTGATGGCCTCGTTTGGTTTTGATCTGAAACAGCACCTGGAGTACATTGTACTGGGTATTGTAATTATAACAACAGCGCCCGTAATTATAAAGCTGGTCGGCGGTAAAAAGAAGGCGGCAGCAACAGCAGCCGGTTCCAACGCTACTGCTGAAAATGCGGATTCCTCTTTTTCCGGAAAATAG
- a CDS encoding glycosyltransferase family 4 protein, with amino-acid sequence MLKKKILFLLHLPPPVHGSSMVGKWIKESAVINATFDCRYINLLASKTVEESGRLSIGKVLGFVDTWCRLLKALLFSRPDICYFALTTTGAAFYKDVALVVVLKLFGVKTVYHLHNKGVQKASGNWLNRALYQYAFKNGLVVLLSEHLYGDVAAYVPQKSVRICANGVPGVKILPGLEREHNEPVQILFLSNLIESKGVFVLLEAMALLKKRGLVFKGVFAGGEADIDATRFKKEAIRQGLYDRVVYLGRKYGTEKEELFQQADIFVFPTYYENECFPLVLLEAMQHALPVVSTFEGGIPDIVEDGTTGYLVAQKNVSALACRIQELIETPRLCRQMGMAGRKKYETHFTLNLFEKRIVDILTETGLS; translated from the coding sequence TTGCTTAAGAAAAAAATACTCTTTCTCCTTCATTTGCCCCCGCCTGTTCACGGGTCTTCCATGGTAGGTAAATGGATAAAAGAAAGTGCTGTGATTAATGCTACGTTCGATTGCAGATACATTAATCTGCTGGCCTCCAAAACCGTAGAAGAAAGTGGCAGGTTGTCTATTGGTAAAGTACTGGGTTTTGTTGATACCTGGTGCCGGTTATTAAAGGCGTTATTATTTAGCAGACCAGATATTTGCTATTTCGCTTTAACCACTACCGGCGCTGCATTTTATAAGGATGTGGCACTGGTAGTAGTATTAAAGTTATTCGGAGTAAAAACGGTATATCACTTGCACAACAAAGGCGTGCAAAAAGCTTCGGGAAACTGGTTAAACCGTGCATTGTACCAGTATGCATTTAAAAACGGCTTGGTTGTATTGCTTTCGGAACATTTATACGGTGATGTGGCAGCATATGTGCCGCAAAAAAGTGTTCGGATCTGTGCCAATGGTGTTCCCGGTGTAAAAATTCTGCCAGGATTGGAGAGGGAGCATAACGAACCAGTTCAGATTCTTTTTCTGTCAAATTTAATTGAGAGTAAAGGCGTTTTTGTTCTATTGGAAGCCATGGCCTTATTGAAAAAACGTGGGTTGGTATTTAAGGGAGTATTTGCAGGAGGAGAAGCTGATATTGATGCCACGCGTTTTAAGAAGGAAGCAATACGCCAAGGTTTATATGACAGGGTCGTTTATTTGGGCAGAAAATATGGAACAGAGAAGGAAGAACTGTTTCAGCAGGCTGATATTTTTGTTTTTCCAACCTACTATGAAAATGAGTGCTTTCCTTTAGTGCTCTTAGAAGCGATGCAACATGCGCTCCCTGTAGTATCAACATTTGAGGGAGGCATCCCGGATATTGTGGAAGATGGTACTACCGGTTATTTGGTTGCTCAGAAAAATGTATCCGCACTGGCCTGCCGGATACAGGAACTGATTGAAACTCCCCGGTTATGCAGGCAAATGGGAATGGCAGGAAGAAAAAAATATGAAACGCATTTTACATTAAACTTGTTTGAAAAACGTATTGTTGATATACTTACTGAGACTGGTCTGAGTTAA
- a CDS encoding right-handed parallel beta-helix repeat-containing protein — protein MNCFVQTVISLFLGVFCTSCAVLSQNTLELYLSPGGADNNPGTITQPLLTFGAALDKAARSKQQDITIYLRGGAYKFDAPVRINDPNWGSGKSLTISGFGNEAAQLSGTEFINAAAITATGKNSAGTLDVYSIPPDRYPGLFHPLTERGFGWPLKKQSTQLYIDDKPLTLTQWPATGKMNVDSVISAGDRHDKSSALPEFIYTGGDHFRLFGSEAGNLWVEGILNYGWAKEFLPVRQLNTGNRIIVLDTTAVYGVSSSYKNGKGTRSGFDQEKIRGFKICNVPDFSGIPFTWYFDKKSNRIYFSVPANYNIKKIAYTKFSDPFFLLENAGNITIKNLAVSNTLGNGIEVKKCHHIQLSKLNISQTGLRGVDVQSSDGVKIDHTIIANTGADGIYLSGGDLRTLSSCNYIVSGCDISGFSRLYYCNTPGISLNTVGAVVENCFIHDAPDQAILISGNNNAIQKTHIRSVCYDFSDIGAIYSGRNPSNLGNTVKENLFEDITGKNSSQFVAAVYIDDGSCGFLIGNNVFVACGTPVKDKENGFGAIHINGGFNNKIEANTFINCDRLLSGGVWDIKKWNSFLASGDIKQKLFMKTDQNSRQLYKTQYGALLDSSISDNSSMPRNNFVSNNSFINARQIDFNSSYRFSGNAKNSLLSISGNKKLTAEKIKMVKPLLSRNAMNILKSAYPF, from the coding sequence ATGAACTGTTTTGTACAGACTGTTATTTCCCTGTTTCTGGGAGTATTCTGTACGTCCTGTGCAGTGCTTAGCCAAAACACTTTGGAATTGTACCTTTCTCCTGGCGGGGCGGATAATAATCCCGGAACAATCACGCAGCCCCTGCTTACTTTTGGCGCTGCCTTAGATAAGGCAGCCCGGTCAAAACAGCAGGATATAACCATTTATCTCAGGGGTGGGGCTTACAAATTCGATGCGCCGGTTCGTATCAATGATCCGAATTGGGGCTCTGGTAAATCACTTACTATTTCGGGCTTTGGGAATGAAGCCGCTCAGTTGAGCGGAACGGAATTTATTAATGCAGCTGCCATTACAGCAACTGGAAAAAATAGTGCGGGAACGCTGGATGTTTATTCCATCCCTCCTGATCGTTATCCCGGATTGTTTCACCCTTTAACTGAACGCGGTTTTGGATGGCCGTTAAAAAAACAGAGCACTCAGTTATATATTGATGATAAACCATTGACGCTGACCCAATGGCCGGCAACAGGCAAAATGAATGTAGACAGCGTAATCAGTGCAGGAGACAGGCATGACAAGAGCAGCGCATTGCCGGAATTTATTTACACCGGCGGCGATCATTTCCGGCTTTTCGGTAGCGAGGCAGGCAACCTGTGGGTGGAAGGGATTTTAAATTACGGATGGGCTAAAGAATTTTTGCCCGTCCGGCAACTGAATACCGGCAACAGAATCATTGTGCTTGATACAACTGCCGTATATGGCGTATCCTCTTCATACAAAAACGGGAAGGGCACCCGTTCAGGTTTTGATCAGGAAAAGATCAGGGGCTTTAAAATATGTAATGTACCGGACTTTTCAGGTATTCCGTTTACCTGGTATTTTGATAAGAAAAGCAACCGGATTTATTTTTCTGTTCCGGCAAATTATAACATAAAAAAAATAGCCTATACAAAGTTTTCTGATCCCTTTTTCCTGCTGGAAAACGCGGGTAATATAACTATTAAAAACCTGGCTGTTTCCAACACGCTTGGTAATGGTATTGAAGTAAAAAAGTGCCATCATATTCAGTTGTCTAAATTGAATATAAGTCAAACAGGCCTTAGAGGAGTCGATGTTCAGTCTTCTGATGGAGTAAAAATTGATCATACTATTATCGCAAACACCGGGGCTGACGGAATTTATTTATCCGGCGGGGATCTTAGAACCTTAAGCTCCTGTAATTATATCGTTTCCGGTTGTGATATTTCAGGTTTTTCCCGGCTTTATTATTGTAATACTCCGGGCATAAGCCTGAACACCGTAGGGGCAGTTGTTGAAAATTGTTTTATACATGATGCTCCTGATCAGGCCATATTAATTTCGGGTAATAACAATGCGATACAAAAGACGCATATCAGAAGTGTTTGTTATGATTTTAGTGATATAGGGGCAATCTATTCCGGAAGAAATCCTTCTAACCTCGGAAATACTGTAAAAGAAAATTTATTTGAAGATATTACCGGCAAGAACAGCAGCCAGTTCGTTGCTGCGGTTTATATAGATGACGGCTCCTGCGGCTTTTTAATAGGCAATAATGTTTTTGTTGCCTGCGGTACCCCGGTAAAAGATAAAGAGAATGGGTTTGGCGCCATACATATAAACGGCGGGTTTAATAATAAAATAGAAGCAAACACATTTATTAACTGTGACCGGTTGTTATCAGGCGGTGTATGGGATATTAAAAAATGGAACAGTTTTTTGGCTTCCGGTGATATTAAACAAAAACTGTTTATGAAAACGGATCAGAATAGTAGGCAGTTGTATAAAACACAGTATGGTGCTCTGTTGGATAGTTCTATATCTGATAATAGCAGTATGCCAAGGAATAATTTTGTAAGCAATAATAGTTTTATAAACGCCAGGCAAATAGATTTTAACAGTTCGTATCGGTTTTCGGGAAACGCTAAAAACTCTTTGCTATCCATTAGCGGAAATAAAAAGCTGACAGCGGAAAAAATAAAAATGGTAAAGCCCCTATTGAGCCGGAATGCAATGAATATACTAAAGTCAGCATATCCATTTTAA
- a CDS encoding WecB/TagA/CpsF family glycosyltransferase, translating into MKKKLISIDVSIGTYREQLLQLTRLGENHRSSFVCVANVHMLVEAHKDASFAAVVNSADMVTPDGMPLAKGIKLLHGISQERVAGMDLLPDLLSTAGSSGISVFFYGGTRAMLNKTKEYCANHFPLLRVAGLISPPFRPLSEQEKQEDIAEINASGAGFVFVALGCPKQEKWMAAMHGRVHACMIGIGGALPVMIGLQKRAPVWMQKMSLEWLYRLLQEPKRLFKRYAITNTVFIYLFFKQWSRQGFRPVAK; encoded by the coding sequence ATGAAGAAAAAACTGATCAGTATTGATGTGAGCATCGGTACTTACAGGGAACAATTGTTGCAGCTGACCCGGTTGGGTGAAAATCATAGGTCGTCCTTTGTATGTGTAGCCAACGTGCATATGCTGGTAGAAGCTCATAAAGATGCTTCTTTTGCAGCTGTTGTAAATAGTGCCGATATGGTTACACCGGATGGGATGCCGCTGGCCAAAGGAATTAAATTATTGCATGGCATTAGCCAGGAACGGGTTGCCGGCATGGATCTGTTGCCTGATCTGTTAAGCACCGCTGGTAGCAGTGGTATCAGCGTATTTTTTTATGGAGGTACCCGGGCGATGCTGAATAAAACAAAGGAATACTGCGCAAATCATTTTCCACTATTACGGGTTGCCGGACTGATCAGCCCGCCATTCCGGCCCTTATCGGAGCAGGAGAAACAGGAAGATATTGCGGAAATCAATGCCAGTGGCGCAGGCTTTGTATTTGTAGCGCTGGGCTGCCCCAAGCAGGAAAAATGGATGGCCGCCATGCATGGCAGGGTACATGCCTGCATGATAGGTATTGGCGGGGCGTTGCCCGTAATGATCGGCCTGCAGAAACGGGCCCCTGTATGGATGCAGAAAATGAGCCTGGAGTGGTTGTATCGCCTGCTGCAGGAGCCCAAAAGGTTATTTAAGCGCTATGCAATAACCAACACTGTATTTATTTATTTATTTTTCAAACAATGGTCCCGCCAGGGATTCAGACCTGTTGCAAAATGA